In one window of Synergistaceae bacterium DNA:
- the gltA gene encoding NADPH-dependent glutamate synthase, with protein MPSQDPVVRAKNMSEVALGYTETQARVEAERCIQCAAAPCKKGCPVSVPIPEFIKHIQEGDFKGAVDTIKNTNLLPAICGRVCPQEKQCQSFCTVGKMLKSPEKAVAIGRLERFVADWERAHDLISVPTPKPDTGKKVAVIGSGPAGLTVAADIRREGHSVTVFEAFQKTGGVMVYGIPEFRLPKAIVAKEVENLKKMGVEFRTSFLVGRTATLEQLLDEGGYDAAFIGTGAGLPKFMRIEGENLIGVFSANEYLTRSNLMKAYDRDHADTPLYDAKRVAVFGGGNVAMDGARTALRLGAEKVYCVYRRTRAEMPARIEEVAHAFEEGVDFHFLENPTKFIGDDKGRLVGVELLSYELGEPDASGRRKPVAIPGTEHVLDIDAAVIALGNDSNPLMAQTTPGLNVTKYGNIIVDPETQKTSIDRVWAGGDIVLGAATVILAMGEGRRAAASMNAYLAGK; from the coding sequence ATGCCCTCACAAGACCCTGTAGTCCGCGCAAAGAACATGTCAGAAGTTGCGCTCGGCTACACTGAGACTCAGGCGCGCGTTGAGGCCGAAAGGTGCATTCAGTGCGCAGCAGCTCCGTGCAAGAAGGGCTGTCCTGTGAGCGTACCGATTCCCGAGTTCATCAAGCACATTCAGGAAGGCGACTTCAAGGGCGCAGTTGACACCATCAAGAACACGAACCTTCTTCCCGCGATTTGCGGCCGTGTCTGCCCGCAGGAGAAGCAGTGCCAGAGCTTCTGCACCGTCGGAAAGATGCTGAAGTCCCCCGAGAAGGCAGTAGCAATCGGCAGGCTTGAACGTTTCGTAGCAGACTGGGAGAGAGCACATGACCTTATTTCCGTGCCCACGCCGAAGCCCGACACAGGGAAGAAAGTTGCTGTAATCGGTTCAGGCCCTGCAGGACTCACAGTAGCCGCAGACATCCGCCGTGAAGGCCACAGCGTAACAGTGTTTGAGGCGTTCCAGAAGACCGGCGGAGTCATGGTGTACGGTATTCCTGAGTTCCGTCTTCCGAAGGCAATCGTCGCCAAAGAAGTCGAGAACCTCAAGAAGATGGGCGTTGAGTTCAGGACGAGCTTCCTTGTCGGACGCACGGCAACCCTCGAGCAGCTGCTTGACGAGGGCGGATACGATGCGGCGTTCATCGGGACGGGTGCAGGACTGCCGAAGTTCATGCGCATTGAGGGCGAAAACCTCATCGGAGTATTCAGCGCGAACGAGTACCTGACGCGCTCGAACCTCATGAAGGCCTACGACAGAGACCACGCAGACACACCGCTTTACGACGCAAAGAGAGTTGCAGTGTTCGGCGGCGGAAATGTCGCAATGGACGGTGCACGTACAGCCTTAAGGCTCGGTGCGGAGAAGGTCTACTGCGTTTACAGAAGAACCCGCGCTGAGATGCCGGCACGTATCGAGGAAGTTGCACACGCATTTGAAGAGGGAGTAGATTTCCACTTCCTCGAGAACCCGACGAAGTTCATCGGCGACGACAAGGGCAGGCTTGTGGGCGTTGAGCTTCTGAGCTACGAGCTCGGCGAGCCTGATGCGTCCGGCAGAAGGAAGCCCGTAGCGATTCCGGGAACTGAGCACGTGCTCGACATTGATGCGGCAGTCATCGCTCTCGGCAACGACTCCAACCCTCTGATGGCGCAGACTACTCCAGGCCTCAACGTAACCAAGTACGGCAACATCATTGTTGACCCTGAGACGCAGAAGACCAGCATTGACAGGGTATGGGCAGGCGGAGACAT